A single genomic interval of Eurosta solidaginis isolate ZX-2024a chromosome 3, ASM4086904v1, whole genome shotgun sequence harbors:
- the LOC137245359 gene encoding LOW QUALITY PROTEIN: kelch-like protein 17 (The sequence of the model RefSeq protein was modified relative to this genomic sequence to represent the inferred CDS: substituted 1 base at 1 genomic stop codon), which produces MFLPVKSNTNTENNPTGGNNEDVTTSNNSTQTPSDLSPPGPNEEVLPQAHHQNPGHCVASFAAINQMRNNTQLCDVSLEVGGETIQAHRVVLASVSPYFYAMFNDDMLERNQGVVRLHDVDIAALRQLIDYTYTGEITITEDNVQVLLPASSLLQIHSVREACCKFLLRQLHPSNCLGIRSFADAHCCKELHTRSHKYALQNFQQVVGTEEYLLLPFEEVKDLISNNQLNVCSEERVFIAVLNWVKHDLAERRGHIAELMSHVRLPLVGRDFLMTCVETEPLIREDGQCKELLLEAMKYHLLPEQRSLMSNQRTQERRPEGMKPYIFAVGGGSLFAIHNECEVYNPRTNAWTPIAPMLWRRSRAGVTALHKRLYVVGGYDGVNDVSTAEYFNPFINKWSSITPMGTKRSCLGICGYDGLLYVCGGYDGASCLSSMERYDPLTGIWSSCPAMNARRRYCRLAVLDNCIYSLGGFDSTNYQSSVERFDPRAGRWFPVPNMTSRRSSCGAVTYDGYLYCIGGNDGTMCMSSGERFNPRRNAWEPIAAMHSRRSTHEVVEVDGALYALGGNDGSSSLNSVERYDTRINKWTVVNSMVARRSSVGAAVLDCFHLERGLVQTTNLXPLTTIAESFAAATASGAVLGSSSTGVVTANGHHKGGVSSTTNNVTSTLSTTLVVPGRAVSGRSMLGAAEVSGSFSSVASTSSSSSLSTSAPTTSSTLRRLRERDRERERDRDISSGENRVNGLVASGEGSGVSGGGEAGASVNGSGVVGGAGDAVAPSTA; this is translated from the exons CTTTGCGATGTTTCTCTGGAAGTGGGTGGCGAGACTATACAAGCGCATCGAGTTGTACTTGCCTCAGTATCTCCTTATTTTTATGCTATGTTCAATG ATGATATGCTAGAACGCAATCAGGGTGTGGTACGTTTGCATGACGTCGATATTGCAGCGTTGCGCCAACTTATTGATTATACTTACACCGGTGAGATAACCATAACCGAGGACAATGTACAAGTTCTGTTACCCGCTTCAAGTTTGTTGCAAATTCATTCCGTACGCGAAGCttgttgcaaatttttattacgaCAGCTGCATCCATCCAACTGTTTGGGTATACGAAGTTTTGCTG ACGCACATTGCTGCAAGGAGCTACATACACGGTCGCATAAATATGCATTACAAAATTTTCAACAAGTTGTCGGAACCGAAGAGTATTTACTATTGCCTTTTGAAGAG GTTAAAGATCTTATATCCAATAATCAGCTGAACGTTTGCTCTGAAGAGAGAGTTTTTATTGCAGTACTTAATTGGGTAAAACACGATCTCGCCGAGCGTCGCGGCCACATTGCCGAACTGATGAGTCATGTACGCTTGCCATTGGTGGGACGTGATTTTCTTATGACCTGCGTTGAAACAGAGCCACTCATAAgagaggatggtcaatgcaaagAACTCCTTCTCGAAGCAATGAAATATCATTTACTGCCAGAACAGCGTAGCTTAATGAGCAATCAACGCACACAAGAGCGTCGGCCGGAAGGCATGAAACCTTACATTTTCGCTGTGGGCGGTGGTAGCCTCTTCGCCATACACAACGAGTGTGAAGTGTATAATCCGCGCACTAATGCTTGGACGCCCATTGCACCGATGTTGTGGCGTCGCTCACGTGCTGGCGTTACAGCATTACACAAACGGCTCTACGTCGTCGGGGGTTATGATGGCGTTAACGATGTAAGCACTGCCGAATACTTTAATCCATTCATAAATAAATGGAGCAGCATTACACCAATGGGCACGAAGCGTTCATGTTTAGGTATCTGCGGCTATGATGGTCTGCTGTATGTTTGCGGTGGCTATGATGGCGCTTCGTGTCTCAGTAGCATGGAACGTTATGACCCGCTGACGGGCATTTGGAGCTCTTGCCCTGCAATGAATGCGCGCAGACGTTATTGCCGTTTAGCTGTGCTAGATAATTGCATTTACTCGCTAGGAGGGTTCGATTCGACTAATTATCAATCGAGTGTGGAACGTTTCGATCCTCGTGCCGGACGATGGTTTCCGGTACCAAATATGACATCAAGACGCAGTAGCTGTGGTGCCGTAACCTATGATGGTTATTTGTATTGCATTGGTGGTAATGATGGCACGATGTGTATGTCCAGTGGAGAACGTTTCAATCCGCGTCGGAATGCGTGGGAGCCGATTGCGGCAATGCATTCGCGAAG ATCTACACACGAAGTCGTAGAGGTAGATGGCGCCCTATACGCGCTCGGTGGCAATGATGGCTCATCCTCGCTCAATTCTGTAGAACGCTATGATACGCGTATAAATAAATGGACCGTTGTCAATTCGATGGTGGCGCGACGCAGCTCTGTCGGTGCAGCTGTACTAGATTGCTTTCATCTTGAACGTGGACTTGTACAGACAACAAACTTATGACCTTTAACGACCATTGCAGAATCATTTGCTGCAGCCACGGCGTCCGGAGCTGTACTTGGTAGTAGTAGCACTGGCGTGGTTACAGCCAATGGTCATCATAAAGGTGGCGTATCAAGTACAACGAACAATGTTACATCAACTTTAAGCACTACCCTCGTCGTACCTGGCCGTGCTGTAAGTGGGCGTAGCATGTTGGGTGCAGCCGAGGTAAGCGGCAGCTTTAGCAGCGTAGCGAGTACGAGCAGCTCGAGTTCACTCAGCACTTCAGCTCCAACGACATCGTCAACTCTGCGACGACTGCGCGAACGCGATAGGGAGCGGGAAAGAGATCGTGATATTAGCAGTGGGGAGAACAGAGTGAATGGCCTTGTCGCCAGTGGTGAAGGAAGCGGTGTCAGCGGAGGTGGAGAGGCAGGCGCAAGTGTTAATGGAAGTGGAGTTGTTGGTGGTGCTGGTGATGCAGTGGCGCCATCAACAGCTTGA